A region of Paractinoplanes abujensis DNA encodes the following proteins:
- a CDS encoding ricin-type beta-trefoil lectin domain protein → MRRLRNMLAAALLLLSGTAFVVTATPAQALDNGVGRTPPMGWNSWNTFFCNINESLIRGMADSIVSTGMRDAGYQYVVVDDCWMNPNRDSGGNLQADPARFPSGMKALGDYIHSRGLKFGIYQAPLDKTCAQYFGNYPGATGSQGHETQDARQFAAWGVDYLKYDWCSPSGTIAEQVATFAKMRDALAATGRPILYSINPNSIHAKTGPQRDWGDVANIWRTTEDIQLVWKTDQVNGYPMGVQNIIDVTVPLAGYAKPGGFNDPDMMEVGRGTLTDTEQRSHFAMWAVMAAPLIAGNDIRSMSAATQTILKNPRLIAVNQDPLGRQGVQVAGDTNQRVLAKRLSNGDVAVALFNQSGSTRTIATTAAAIGKSGASSYTLVDAWTGATTTTAGTISAAVPAHGTAVYRVSGGTTGEPSTPAVFSLVSSSSGRCLDVPNSNTTNGTQPVVWDCSNAANQKWTASGQTLQALGKCLDAPINGTAGTKVQLWDCNGGSNQQWTQTGGTIRNNQTGLCLDVNNNQTANGTLTLLWTCTGAANQQWSRRS, encoded by the coding sequence ATGAGACGTCTCAGGAACATGCTCGCGGCGGCGCTTCTGCTGCTGTCAGGCACCGCGTTCGTCGTCACCGCCACCCCGGCGCAAGCCCTGGACAACGGGGTGGGCCGCACGCCTCCGATGGGCTGGAACAGCTGGAACACCTTCTTCTGCAACATCAACGAGTCGCTGATCCGGGGAATGGCCGACAGCATCGTCAGCACCGGGATGCGGGACGCGGGTTATCAGTACGTGGTGGTCGACGACTGCTGGATGAACCCGAACCGCGACTCCGGCGGCAACCTGCAGGCGGACCCGGCCCGCTTCCCCAGCGGCATGAAAGCGCTCGGCGACTACATCCACAGCCGGGGCTTGAAGTTCGGCATCTATCAGGCACCGCTGGACAAGACCTGCGCGCAGTACTTCGGCAACTATCCGGGGGCGACCGGCAGTCAGGGCCACGAGACCCAGGACGCGCGGCAGTTCGCCGCGTGGGGCGTCGACTACCTCAAGTACGACTGGTGCTCCCCCAGCGGCACGATCGCCGAGCAGGTCGCCACGTTCGCCAAGATGCGCGACGCGCTGGCCGCCACCGGGCGGCCGATCCTCTACAGCATCAACCCCAACAGCATCCACGCCAAGACCGGCCCGCAGCGTGACTGGGGCGACGTGGCCAACATCTGGCGCACCACCGAGGACATCCAGCTGGTGTGGAAGACCGACCAGGTCAACGGCTACCCGATGGGTGTGCAGAACATCATCGACGTCACCGTGCCGCTGGCCGGCTACGCGAAGCCGGGCGGCTTCAACGACCCGGACATGATGGAGGTCGGCCGGGGCACGCTGACCGACACCGAGCAGCGCTCCCACTTCGCCATGTGGGCGGTCATGGCCGCCCCGCTGATCGCCGGCAACGACATCCGCTCGATGTCCGCCGCCACCCAGACGATCCTGAAGAACCCGCGGCTCATCGCCGTCAACCAGGACCCCCTGGGCCGCCAGGGCGTCCAGGTCGCGGGCGACACGAACCAGCGCGTCCTGGCCAAACGCCTGTCCAACGGCGACGTCGCGGTGGCCCTGTTCAACCAGAGCGGCTCGACCCGGACGATCGCCACCACGGCCGCGGCTATCGGCAAGTCCGGGGCGTCCTCGTACACCCTGGTCGACGCCTGGACCGGCGCCACGACCACCACCGCCGGCACGATCAGCGCCGCCGTGCCCGCGCACGGCACGGCCGTGTACCGGGTCAGCGGCGGCACCACGGGCGAGCCGAGCACACCGGCGGTCTTCAGCCTGGTCAGCTCCTCGTCGGGCCGCTGCCTGGACGTGCCGAACAGCAACACCACCAACGGCACCCAACCGGTCGTCTGGGACTGCAGCAACGCCGCCAACCAGAAGTGGACCGCCTCCGGGCAGACGCTGCAGGCCCTGGGCAAGTGCCTCGATGCACCGATCAACGGCACCGCGGGCACCAAGGTGCAGCTGTGGGACTGCAACGGCGGCAGCAACCAGCAGTGGACCCAGACCGGCGGCACGATCCGCAACAACCAGACCGGGCTCTGCCTCGACGTCAACAACAACCAAACCGCCAACGGCACGCTGACCCTGCTCTGGACCTGCACAGGCGCGGCCAACCAGCAGTGGAGCCGCCGATCCTGA
- a CDS encoding response regulator, which produces MITVLLVDDQPLLRAGFRSLIELAEDIQIVGEAANGPDAVALARQLHPDVVCMDVRMPGGNGLDATRIIVNEIVPPPAVLVLTTFELDEYVFGALEAGASGFLLKDTDMDDLIQGIRRLAAGDGLVDQTVTRRVIAEFARRRPVTPAPAPTSAAGQLLTSREAEIVRLLAEGLSNAEIAAQLVVEVSTVKSHLSRAMAKIGARDRVQTVIWAYRHGVAPLDNTL; this is translated from the coding sequence GTGATCACGGTGTTGCTGGTCGACGATCAGCCGCTGCTGCGGGCCGGTTTCCGCTCGTTGATAGAGCTGGCCGAGGACATCCAGATCGTCGGCGAGGCGGCCAACGGCCCCGACGCGGTGGCGCTCGCGCGGCAGCTGCACCCCGACGTCGTCTGCATGGATGTCCGCATGCCGGGCGGCAACGGCCTCGACGCGACCCGGATCATCGTCAACGAGATCGTCCCGCCCCCGGCCGTCCTGGTGCTGACGACTTTCGAGCTCGACGAGTACGTGTTCGGCGCGCTCGAGGCGGGGGCGAGCGGGTTCCTGCTCAAGGACACCGACATGGACGACCTCATCCAGGGGATCCGCCGGCTGGCGGCCGGGGACGGGCTGGTCGACCAGACGGTCACCCGGCGCGTGATCGCGGAGTTCGCGCGCCGGCGTCCGGTCACCCCCGCGCCCGCCCCCACGTCGGCGGCCGGTCAGCTGCTGACGTCGCGTGAGGCCGAGATCGTACGGCTGCTGGCCGAGGGCCTGTCCAACGCGGAGATCGCGGCTCAGCTCGTCGTCGAGGTCAGCACCGTGAAGAGCCACCTGAGCCGGGCCATGGCCAAGATCGGGGCCCGGGATCGCGTGCAGACCGTCATCTGGGCCTACCGGCACGGCGTCGCCCCGCTGGACAACACCCTATAG
- a CDS encoding ricin-type beta-trefoil lectin domain protein, whose product MRKSRFLAAALALGLSLIGLAAPTAAAAAESNGGVRVMPLGDSITEGTQVPGGYRTGLWQRLAGAGYRVDLVGSQFNGPAALGDHDHEGHPGWRIDQIDANITRWLQTTTPRTVLLHIGTNDILQNYNVSSAPGRLSTLIDRIAAAAPAADVFVATIIPLASPSQESAARTFNAALPGIVQGKVAAGKRVHLVDMHAALTTADLIDGIHPTAGGYDKMAAVWYAALRSVPGTIGEPTGTPTGGALAGAGSGRCLDVPGSNTANGTQPVIWDCNGAANQRWTASGQTLQALGKCLDSPTGATAGSKVQIWDCSGAANQRWNRNANGTISNVASGLCLDVSANATAAGSRVQLWTCTGAANQVWTGR is encoded by the coding sequence ATGCGAAAAAGCCGGTTTCTGGCTGCCGCCCTCGCCCTGGGACTGTCACTGATCGGACTGGCCGCACCGACCGCCGCGGCCGCCGCGGAGTCGAACGGCGGGGTTCGGGTCATGCCGCTGGGCGACTCGATCACCGAGGGCACACAGGTTCCCGGGGGCTATCGCACCGGGCTCTGGCAGCGGTTGGCCGGCGCCGGTTACCGCGTCGACCTCGTCGGCTCCCAGTTCAACGGGCCCGCCGCCCTGGGCGACCACGACCACGAGGGCCACCCGGGCTGGCGGATCGACCAGATCGACGCCAACATCACCCGCTGGCTGCAGACCACCACCCCGCGCACCGTGCTGCTGCACATCGGGACCAACGACATCCTGCAGAACTACAACGTGTCCTCCGCACCCGGCCGGCTGTCCACGCTGATCGACCGCATCGCCGCCGCCGCGCCCGCCGCGGACGTCTTCGTGGCCACCATCATCCCGCTCGCCTCGCCCAGCCAGGAGTCGGCCGCCCGTACCTTCAACGCCGCGCTCCCGGGCATCGTGCAGGGCAAGGTGGCCGCCGGCAAACGGGTCCACCTCGTCGACATGCACGCCGCGCTGACCACCGCGGACCTCATCGACGGCATCCACCCCACCGCCGGCGGCTACGACAAGATGGCCGCGGTCTGGTACGCCGCGCTGCGCTCCGTCCCCGGCACCATCGGCGAGCCCACCGGCACACCCACCGGCGGCGCGCTGGCCGGAGCCGGCTCGGGACGGTGCCTGGACGTGCCGGGCAGCAACACCGCCAACGGCACCCAGCCGGTCATCTGGGACTGCAACGGCGCCGCCAACCAGAGATGGACCGCCTCCGGCCAGACCCTGCAAGCCCTCGGTAAGTGCCTCGACTCACCGACCGGCGCCACCGCCGGCAGCAAGGTGCAGATCTGGGACTGCTCCGGGGCGGCCAACCAGCGCTGGAACCGCAACGCGAACGGAACCATCAGCAACGTCGCGTCCGGTCTGTGCCTGGACGTCAGCGCCAACGCCACCGCCGCCGGCAGCCGGGTCCAGCTGTGGACCTGCACGGGCGCCGCCAACCAGGTCTGGACCGGTCGATAA
- a CDS encoding DUF2252 domain-containing protein, with the protein MTSESAPRVRASATVTADVRDGRRARRRAPRRAAALWDPGARRMRALDRLRAQEAVRDPALLPLRYARMASSPWAYLRGAAAVMAADLATAPHSGLTVQMCGDAHILNFGLWASPERQLLFDARDFDETLPGPFEWDLKRLTTSIYVLAETERLSPACAEEAATAAVGTYREAMGRYAVMGELDVWYDRITSDVPLKGLTSEFAEATARTIAKQSRKRTHHGVAQQLVTEEDGRRRIALDPMKRLDDGLSHEQRVRAAEEFYDTYLASISPHLRRLVNRFQRVDSVRQIVGVGSVGMRVWLNLLEGDSGRQPVFSQAKQATASVYEEFLGPGGFANHGERVIVGQRLMQSASDIFLGHMRVDGFDYYVRQYRDMKIIPDGKQIAGYLPQFAATCGHALAKSHARSGDPAAIAGYIGRGNAFRDGILGYARDYAQQTHGDHAELRAAIAAGEIQAAERGW; encoded by the coding sequence ATGACGAGCGAGTCAGCCCCCCGTGTACGCGCATCCGCCACCGTCACCGCCGATGTCCGCGACGGGCGCCGGGCGCGCCGCCGGGCACCGCGCCGGGCCGCCGCGCTGTGGGATCCCGGCGCCCGGCGGATGCGGGCCCTCGACCGGCTCCGCGCGCAGGAGGCCGTACGGGATCCCGCGCTGCTGCCGCTGCGGTATGCCCGGATGGCGTCCTCACCCTGGGCCTACCTGCGGGGTGCGGCCGCCGTGATGGCCGCCGACCTGGCCACGGCGCCGCACTCCGGGTTGACGGTGCAGATGTGCGGTGACGCGCACATCCTCAACTTCGGGTTGTGGGCCTCGCCCGAGCGGCAGCTCCTGTTCGACGCCCGCGACTTCGACGAGACCCTGCCCGGGCCCTTCGAGTGGGACCTGAAGCGCCTCACCACCAGCATCTACGTGCTCGCGGAGACGGAACGGCTGAGCCCGGCCTGCGCCGAGGAAGCGGCCACCGCCGCGGTCGGCACGTACCGGGAGGCGATGGGCCGGTACGCCGTCATGGGCGAGCTGGACGTCTGGTACGACCGGATCACGTCCGATGTGCCGTTGAAGGGCTTGACCTCGGAGTTCGCCGAGGCCACGGCGCGCACCATCGCGAAGCAGTCGCGCAAGCGGACCCACCACGGGGTGGCGCAGCAACTGGTCACCGAGGAGGACGGGCGGCGCCGCATCGCGCTGGACCCGATGAAGCGCCTCGACGACGGGCTGAGCCACGAACAGCGCGTCCGGGCCGCCGAGGAGTTCTACGACACGTACCTGGCCTCGATCTCGCCGCACCTGCGCCGGTTGGTCAACCGTTTCCAGCGGGTCGATTCCGTACGGCAGATCGTCGGGGTCGGCAGCGTCGGCATGCGCGTGTGGCTCAACCTGCTCGAGGGCGACAGCGGGCGGCAGCCGGTGTTCTCGCAGGCCAAACAGGCGACCGCGTCGGTCTACGAGGAGTTCCTGGGCCCCGGCGGGTTCGCCAACCACGGTGAACGGGTCATCGTCGGCCAGCGCCTCATGCAGTCGGCCAGCGACATCTTCCTCGGCCACATGCGTGTCGACGGCTTCGACTACTACGTACGCCAGTACCGCGACATGAAGATCATCCCTGACGGGAAGCAGATCGCGGGATACCTGCCCCAGTTCGCCGCGACCTGCGGTCACGCGCTGGCCAAGTCGCACGCCCGCAGCGGCGACCCGGCCGCGATCGCGGGCTACATCGGCCGGGGCAACGCGTTCCGGGACGGCATCCTCGGCTACGCCCGCGACTACGCCCAGCAGACCCACGGGGATCACGCCGAGTTGCGGGCCGCGATCGCCGCCGGCGAGATCCAGGCGGCCGAACGAGGCTGGTAG
- a CDS encoding sensor histidine kinase: MDEPQRFAGSPERRRFLDDWGRWLDALGLSTPFRRDCAFAAVVVALSAGLSLLPGGGAEPPGSSIDLPLPVLILLLVQAAVLCLRRVRPLWCVAAVLALQVALAVAAPEGQGLRGVALLVAVYTCGTQLPAARAYGLATLAAVVEIGSYVVLSAIPALAGASPWPLITRVSGQLILTLLLYGTAALLGRSATLRRRYTEVVELRAAEAAENLRVRTDAALAAERTRMARELHDVAAHHLTALIVQATVVERMLDRDLEAARRAAAAIRTEGKSALGNLRSVVGALRESGPAEPDDAAVPGLLGISELVANHADSRNRPTLIVSGDPGDLSAAADLTLYRVTQEALSNARDHAPGAAVTIKIDHRTEASVLEVVNGPAPAGPARTDRSHRGFGLIGMRERAGLVGAALAAGPTPDGGWSVKLTVPHKSGRRS; encoded by the coding sequence ATGGATGAACCCCAGAGGTTCGCTGGGTCACCCGAGCGGCGACGCTTCCTCGACGACTGGGGCCGGTGGCTCGACGCGCTGGGTCTGAGCACACCGTTCCGCCGCGACTGCGCGTTCGCGGCGGTGGTGGTGGCCCTGTCCGCGGGCCTGTCGTTGCTGCCCGGCGGCGGGGCCGAGCCGCCCGGTTCCAGCATCGACCTGCCCTTACCGGTGCTGATCCTGTTGCTGGTGCAGGCCGCGGTCCTGTGTCTGCGCCGGGTGCGGCCGCTGTGGTGTGTGGCAGCGGTCCTCGCCCTGCAGGTCGCCCTGGCCGTGGCGGCCCCGGAGGGGCAGGGTCTGCGCGGGGTGGCCCTGCTGGTCGCCGTCTACACCTGCGGCACGCAGCTGCCCGCGGCGCGCGCCTACGGTCTGGCCACGCTGGCCGCCGTCGTCGAGATCGGGAGCTACGTGGTGCTGAGCGCGATTCCCGCCCTCGCGGGCGCGTCGCCCTGGCCGCTGATCACCAGGGTGTCCGGGCAGCTGATCCTGACGCTCCTGCTGTACGGCACGGCGGCTCTGCTGGGCCGCAGCGCCACCCTGCGCCGGCGCTACACCGAGGTCGTCGAGCTGCGCGCCGCCGAGGCCGCGGAGAACCTGCGCGTACGCACGGACGCCGCGCTGGCCGCCGAACGCACCCGGATGGCGCGCGAGTTGCACGACGTCGCCGCCCATCACCTGACCGCCCTCATCGTGCAGGCCACCGTCGTGGAACGAATGCTCGACCGGGACCTCGAAGCCGCCCGCCGCGCCGCCGCCGCCATCCGTACGGAGGGAAAGAGCGCGTTGGGTAATCTGCGCTCGGTGGTGGGCGCGCTGCGCGAGAGCGGGCCGGCCGAACCGGACGACGCGGCCGTGCCGGGCCTGCTGGGCATCAGCGAACTGGTGGCCAACCACGCGGACTCCCGCAACCGCCCCACGCTGATCGTGTCGGGGGACCCGGGTGACCTGTCGGCGGCGGCGGATCTGACCCTTTACCGTGTGACGCAGGAGGCGCTCTCCAACGCCCGCGATCACGCTCCCGGTGCCGCGGTGACCATCAAGATCGACCACCGTACGGAGGCCAGCGTGCTCGAAGTCGTCAACGGCCCGGCCCCCGCCGGGCCGGCGCGCACCGACCGCAGCCACCGCGGGTTCGGCCTGATCGGCATGCGGGAGCGGGCCGGACTGGTCGGCGCCGCCCTGGCCGCGGGCCCCACTCCGGACGGCGGCTGGTCGGTCAAGCTGACCGTTCCCCACAAGAGCGGGCGGCGTTCGTGA
- a CDS encoding GOLPH3/VPS74 family protein: MPADHGASTLAEDLLLLLFQPDSAPPGPAGATGESTLAHALAGAVLTELGLGRHVRTVPDGVGAIRLEVVAQHPPADDILRHAWDYLARGPRGIPAALDAIGPDLRDPLVDRLVGRGDLRRSHRTALGVVDVETFEDGGSGRRERLLAAVRETVVEGARPQPRIAALAALLSASGTLPQYGPGIPWTAAVVARAKKLEQESWGATATAAAIARTVTAAVAGHL, encoded by the coding sequence GTGCCCGCTGACCACGGGGCATCCACCCTGGCCGAGGATCTGCTGCTGCTCCTGTTCCAGCCGGACTCCGCGCCTCCGGGCCCGGCCGGCGCGACCGGTGAGAGCACCCTCGCCCATGCCCTCGCGGGGGCGGTGCTGACCGAACTCGGCCTCGGCCGGCATGTGCGAACCGTCCCGGACGGGGTGGGAGCGATCCGGCTGGAAGTGGTCGCGCAGCATCCGCCGGCGGACGACATCCTGCGGCACGCCTGGGACTACCTGGCCCGGGGACCGCGCGGGATCCCGGCCGCGCTGGACGCGATCGGGCCGGACCTGCGCGACCCGCTGGTCGACCGGCTTGTCGGGCGCGGCGACCTGCGTCGATCCCACCGTACGGCGCTCGGCGTGGTCGACGTGGAGACCTTCGAGGACGGCGGTTCCGGCCGCCGCGAACGCCTGCTGGCCGCCGTACGGGAAACGGTTGTCGAAGGAGCGCGGCCGCAGCCCAGGATCGCCGCGCTGGCCGCTCTGCTGTCGGCGAGCGGCACGCTTCCGCAGTACGGGCCCGGCATTCCGTGGACGGCGGCGGTCGTCGCGCGGGCCAAGAAACTCGAACAGGAGAGCTGGGGCGCCACGGCTACCGCGGCGGCGATCGCGCGCACGGTGACCGCGGCCGTCGCCGGCCACCTATAG
- a CDS encoding CPBP family intramembrane glutamic endopeptidase, which translates to MKSLTGTTTPEAAAPDDTRPFGTHIRMAWWKSLIVIAGLPVALLLLQLALYLVAGLVDGAEDPLESNLTPLKLLAANLSTALTALLALVLVSSFAKVPWRRVLSSPRGFDRRRLATYFAGSALLVGAGTAVVAVVTPDAPGWVGFGVSGTTVALLVVVLLTTPLQSAGEEIMFRGAVLPAAGSWFRAVRPAFIAGLVVSSLSFAAVHAAGDPALSAYYVFLSLCTALMGLLTRGLEAAIAFHVANNMVTTTVNVLMADGGVLVVDRSEGAGDGSSLLVLVVVNVAVLAFVGFRERANRAR; encoded by the coding sequence ATGAAGTCCCTGACCGGAACCACCACGCCGGAGGCCGCGGCGCCGGACGACACGCGTCCCTTCGGCACGCACATTCGCATGGCGTGGTGGAAGTCGCTGATCGTCATCGCCGGGTTGCCGGTGGCGCTGCTCCTGCTTCAGCTCGCGCTGTATCTGGTGGCCGGCCTCGTGGACGGCGCAGAGGACCCGCTCGAGTCGAACCTGACCCCGCTCAAGCTGCTCGCGGCCAACCTGAGCACCGCCCTGACGGCGCTGCTGGCCCTGGTGCTCGTCTCGTCGTTCGCGAAGGTCCCGTGGCGCCGGGTTCTCAGCTCGCCGCGAGGCTTCGACCGGCGGCGCCTCGCGACCTACTTCGCCGGCTCGGCCCTGCTGGTCGGGGCGGGCACCGCCGTGGTGGCCGTCGTGACCCCCGACGCCCCCGGCTGGGTGGGCTTCGGGGTCAGCGGCACCACCGTGGCGCTGCTGGTGGTCGTACTCCTGACCACTCCCCTGCAGTCGGCCGGCGAGGAGATCATGTTCCGGGGTGCGGTGCTCCCGGCTGCCGGTTCGTGGTTCCGCGCCGTGCGGCCCGCGTTCATCGCCGGGCTCGTGGTGTCGAGCCTGTCCTTCGCCGCGGTGCACGCGGCCGGCGACCCGGCGCTCAGCGCCTACTACGTGTTCCTGTCCCTCTGTACGGCCCTGATGGGCCTGCTCACCCGCGGTTTGGAAGCCGCGATCGCCTTCCACGTCGCGAACAACATGGTCACGACGACCGTCAACGTGCTCATGGCTGACGGCGGCGTGCTGGTCGTCGACCGCTCGGAGGGCGCCGGCGATGGTTCTTCGCTGCTCGTGCTGGTTGTCGTCAACGTGGCCGTGCTGGCCTTCGTCGGGTTCCGCGAGCGGGCGAACCGTGCCCGCTGA